TCAATCTGGCTTTGCTGCATCACCATGCGCTTGAGGATTTCTGGCGGGAAAATCTATCCAAAGGCGCCTTTCGGACGCTTCGCAAGATTGTGCCTCACTCCTGGGTGATGGATCCGGTGGAACTCCCGCCCAACGCCGTGCTGGATGCGCCTCCTGTCCAGGGTAAGCCCATCATCCGCTGGGAAGAGCTTGGAAAGGCATCCCAAAAGGAACGGAACCTCATCATCAAGGCCAGTGGCTTCCATGAAACAGCCTGGGGGGCCCGTAGTGTGACATTGGGCAGCGATGTTTCCCGCGAGGAATGGGAGGGCGCCATTGAGGAAGCTGTCGAGATGGCGGGTGAAACGCTCCATGTCCTGCAGGATTACCGAAAACCCAACCGCCAGCGCCATCCAGTCTATTTCGATGCGGAAAACATTGGCGAAATGCAGGGTCGTTTGCGCTTGTGTCCGTATTATCTGGTTCGGGGTGATTCCGCTACATTGTCAGGCACATTGGCGACCTTTTGTCCGGCGGACAAAAAAATCATCCACGGGATGAAAGATGCCGCCATGTTGCCGTGTAAGCTTTCTGATTCCTAAATGGTTCATTGTTAGGTGGTTACTTTATTGTAAAAGACTTTGAGACTCGGGTTTCTGGGGGAAAGCCCTTGCTATTTTTAAGAAAGTTAATTTTATTGGGAACATTGGAGGATGTTCGGGGTTCTAGCTCATGAACACACTAGCCATGACCCCTAAATCTGAAAAAGCAGTCCACGATCAAATCCTGGTTGACCGTTTTAAAAGCGGTGACCAGGCCGCATTTGATGAAATGGTCACACTCTACTGGGACCGTATTTTTTCCCGTGCCTTCAAGCTTCTCAATAATCACGAGGACGCTGAGGAAGTCACTCAGGACACATTTATCCGCGCCCAGAAGGGCCTGGAGAACTTTCGCGGTGACGCTTCGTTCTCTACCTGGCTCTTTCAAATCGCCACAAACCTGTCCCGGAACAAATACTGGTACTGGTGGAGGCGTAAGCGCTCCGCATCGGTTTCTCTCGACCAGTCCCTGGCTGATGATTCAACCGCAACCCTGATTGATATCCTTCCTTCCGAGGGGCAGACACCAGGTGATGCGACCTTGACTCAGGAGTTTGTTGATGAGGTAGGCAAAAGCATGCAGCATCTCACTCCAAAACACCGTGAGATTCTGGTCCTTCGCAACGTTCACAATCTTTCATACGAAGAAATCGCAGACGAACTCAACATCAGCGTGGGAACGGTTAAAAGCCGGATCGCACGTGCTCGGGACAGCCTAAGGGCTGAGCTGGGCAGCGATTTTCAATGACAGACGGACGTTTCGAAAAGCTTGTAAACCTTTACCTCGACAAGGAAATCTCGCCCAAGGAGCTTAGTGACCTTAAGGCGGAGATCGCGCATAATCTTGTCAGGAGACAAAAGTTTGAACGGCTTTGTCGCGTCCATGCCGCCTCTCGCAAGGCACTGATCAGTAGCTCATCCAAATCGGGGATCAGCAGCTTCCTTCATGAGGAGGTCAATACGATCGAAGCCAAGCGTGGGCAGCGCATCAGTAAACGTAAGGCCGGGACACCGGACGATGCCATTCGCCAGGCCAGAAACCTGCTCACCCGCACTGTTGTTGCCTGTCTCATAATCATGCTTAGTGCGGGACTGTTTGCCGCCTATGTGATCGATAAGGCAGCAGAGAAGGTCAGAGACGCAGCAAGGCCGGATGAGATGCCAGGGCCATTGGATACCTTTTCCCTCACCAGTCGTCAGGACATACTTGGGCAAGCGGATGCCTTTATCGTGGGGACGGCAGATACGAATCAAAAACGCATTTCCGAGTTTTTTGTGCTGAAAGTATCAGCATTTGATTCCGAAACGGATATCAATCCGCAAGGAGTTGGAGTGCAGTCCCTGATTCAATGGAGCGAGACCGCCTCGCCAATGGAATTGCATCAGCTGGAGACTGCCTTGCAGCGTGCTGGTTACCATCTGCCTGGCACATCGGCGCCAATGGTATTCCCAAAGACGCGGCCCATGATTATTACGGTGGATGAGCTGGAGGCGATGATCCACGGGTCTCAGTAAAAAAGCTGGCTAATTTCAGATGATCTTGCTGTTTTTCGGGCTGTGTCTGGCCAAAGCTCACTTGAATCACTGACTTTGCAAACCCTGGCGCTTTCAAAGGAGGTTCTGAGGGGGATGCGGGATTTGGTTTTTCCCCGGGATTGTCTGGTGACTGGTATTGGCCTTGATGAAGATGGACACCATTACCTGTCAGGCGAGGCAGTTCGAAACCTGTATCCGATTCGCTCTCCCCATTGCCAGACCTGTGGTTTTCCCTTTTTCGGGGAGTTGATCGGCACCAGGGAGTGTCCGCATTGCATCGAGTTGGATCCGGATTTCGAGCAGGGTAGGAGTTTGCTTTTGGCACGCGACACAGGACGGGCCTTGATTCATGAATTGAAGTATCGTGGAGGTGCTTATGTCCTATCGGATATTCAGCGAATCCTGGCTGATGTTCCTGAGTTTCGGACCTTTCTGGAGGGTGCAACTCTGATTCCTGTGCCGCTCCACCGTAAACGTCAGCGTAAGCGTGGTTTCAACCAAAGCCTTTTACTGGCAGAACTGTTTGCGAGGGAGGTGAATGAGGCGTCTGTCGCGAATATCCTGTGTCGAACCCGAAACACCAGTTCTCAAACGAGATTGAAGCGCCGCGAACGTCACAATAACGTTAAAAACGCATTTGCACTTCGCCGGGGAGCTATCATAGATTCCGGAATTCGTTACGTATTAATCGATGATGTTTTTACAACCGGCGCAACGCTCAACGCATGTTCCAAGGTCCTGCGATCCGCTGGAGCTGGCCAAATTGATGTCGCTACGCTGGCACATGGGTAATTCCTAACACTCAAAAATCTTTTTGTTATGCCAATCTTTGGAAAGCCGAAGTACCATACCGTTCGAGTAAAAAAGAAGGACATGCCGACCGGTTTATGGTCGAAATGCCCGGAGACCGGTGAGATCATTTATAACAAGGAGCTTGAGCAGAACTGGATGGTGGTGCCCAAGAGCAATTACCATTTTCCGCTGCCTGCTCGCAAACGCATCGCCCTGTTGCTAGACGAAGGCTCCTTTGTCGAGGAAGATCACGATTTGGAATCGCGCGACCCTTTGACCTTTGTCGACAAGCGCCCTTATCCAACCCGGATCAAAGATGCGCAAAAGAAAACGGGTGAAAAGGATGCTGTCGTCAGTGGAATGGGGACCATGCAGGGGATGCCAGTGAGTATTGCCGTGATGGATTTCAGCTTCAATGGCGGTAGCATGGGTTCTGTTGTCGGAGAGAAAATTACCCGTGCGATTGAGCGTGCAACCCGCGAAAAGTGCCCTGTGATCGTGGTGTCCGCCTCTGGTGGAGCGCGTATGCAGGAGGGAATTTTGAGTTTGATGCAAATGGCCAAGACCAGCGCTGCTTTGGCCCGTCATTCGGAAGCGGGATTGCCTTATATCAGTGTCCTGACGAATCCCACGATGGCTGGAGTCATGGCGAGTTATGCTTCTCTGGGGGATGTGATCATCGCTGAACCTAAAGCCTTGATTGGTTTTGCCGGACCCCGTGTGATCAAAGAAACCACCCAACAGGATTTACCTTCAGGCTTTCAAACATCTGAGTTCCTTGTTGAGCGTGGGTTAGTCGATCAGATTATTCATCGTCACCAGATGCGTGATCGCATTTCGCTCCTCCTGAAGGCTTTCATGAATGGAGCAAAGGCAACCGGCGAACGTCGTTCGGCTTAGTACTTTAGGCTTCAAAGCCTTATTACTTAGCCGCAGATGAACACAGATTTTCGCGGATAAATAAAATTGGTAAGATCCATTGAAATTATCTGCGTTTCATCCGCGTCAATCCGTGGCTAATAATTTGAGTTCTCAGAATTTTCTTTGGGCAAAATGACTTACGCCAAAACACAAAAGTATCTCTATGGTTTGAAGAACCAGGGAAGTAAGTACGGTATTGATCGTATTCGGACCTTTACGGATGCATTAGGTCATCCCGAACGTGGATATCCTGTGATTCATGTGGCTGGGACTAATGGCAAGGGCTCGGTCTGCGCCATGCTGGAAGCGATATACCGTGAGTCCGGTCGGAAGACAGGTCTTTTTTCATCGCCGCATCTGGTTTATCTCGGTGAGCGTATCCAAGTGGATCGGCAAGCTTTGCCACCCGAGGCAATCACGGAATATGTAAAGCGTCTGCAGCCGGTCGCGGAGAAACTTGGTCAAGAGGACCCCGATGAGCATCCGAGTTTCTTTGAGTTCATGACGGCGATTGCTTTTCTCCATTTTTTGGATTCGCAGGTGGATCTGGCAATTATTGAAACCGGCCTTGGCGGGCGGCTTGATTCAACAAATGTCGTTGAACCGGAGATTTCGATTATCACCTCGATCAGTTTGGATCATCAGCAACAACTGGGTGACACAATCGAAGCCATCGCAATGGAGAAAGCTGGTATTATCAAACCTGGTAAACCAGTCATAACGGGTTGGCTGCCGGAAGCCGCTGAGCGGGTGATTCATGCTGTTGCTGAAGAACGTGGATGCGTGGTGCATGCGGTGAAAGAAACTTTTGGCGATGACCTTTCCAAGTATCCACAGCCTTCGCTCGAAGGTGAGTTTCAGCGAATCAATGCTGCCACGGCAATGCTTGCTGTTAAAGTGCTTCAAGAGCGTTTCCCAGTTACTCAATCAGCTATCGCCTCTGCTTTGGTCAAAGTGGAATGGGCTGGCCGCTGGCAAAAAATCTACCTGGACCGCGGCCGCCTTTTGATTCTCGATGCGACGCATAATGAAGAGGGGGCCCGTATGCTTGAAGGAAACCTCAAGCGCCTGGTTCAGGAAACAGGCAAGAAGCCTGTCGTAGTTACCGGGACGCTTGGGCAGTCGCGAGCTGAGGCCATGATGCCGGTTATTTGCGAGCATGCTTCGGAGATCATTTTATTAGTTCCAAACCAACCCCGGGCCTGCACGATTGAAGAGCTTCGTGCGGCAATCCCTGAGGGTTTCAAAAAGCCTGTCTTGATCGGCGACATTGATGAGTTGTTTCCAGCACCCGGAGTCTGCAGCGAGGGCGAGGAGGATGATGTGATCGTAGTAACGGGATCGATTTATCTCATCGGAGAAATATGCGAACGATTATTTACGAATACAATGTCCGGCGAAGGTATGCTTCAGGATTTGATCTAAGATTGATAACAAAAGGAGCGGGGGCATTCCTGCCCCTCGTCGAATCCTAAGATAATACAGGGGGGAGGAATGCCCCCGCTCCTCTAGTCACTACTAATTGTGGTACTACTTTGCCAGCGATGCCTCTGGCATGGCAGAAGGGTCCATTTCATCGGCTCGGTAGTTTTTGTGAACCTGCCAGCCGGCCCTGAACTGAGCCTTACGTTCTTTAACTGCTTCGGTTATGGCTTGGAGAATTTTTGGATTGTTACGCTGTGACCATTCGGGATTCAACCAGATTGGCTTGTTTGCATGAGCCAGCTTCAGTTCGTCGGACCAATAAGAAATGGCATCTTCCGTGTCCACGATGACTTTTAGTTCATCAGCTTGTGAGACGTTCTCCTTGAGGGGCGGCTTTTCGCGTTTCGGACTTACTGTAATCCAGGCAAATGTTCCTCGAATCTCAAAGCCACCACTTGTTTCCAAGTGAGCAGTCAGGTTCTTTTGGGCAAGGGCCTGGGTCAATGGGCCAAGGTCATGAATCGCAGGTTCGCCTCCGGTGATGACGACAAATTCGGGATTTGCCGCGGCCGCCCGTTCGGCAAGCGCTTCCACTTCAACACGATCAATTTTGCTTGGAATATGATTGGGGTGCCAAGTGCCGGCTGAGTCACACCAGGGGCAGTGCACGGGACAACCAAACAGCCGAATGAAGAAAGCCGGTCTTCCCTGATGACAACCTTCGCCCTGCCATGAGTAGAACGTTTCGTATACGGGAAGTTTCATTTCTTATGGTAAATTAGCCAAAGAGTTACGGAGTGCATAGAGAATAATAAAAAGCTTCATAGCGTTCATGAGCAGCCCAATTAACCCTATCCTAGCATAGTCGTATGTAAAATAAATCTCTGAGCCCTCTTTGACTCTGTGGCAGATATTATTTCTCTGCGCGATAAATCGCCGAGTTTTTTCCGTCTTCGATAATCTCAACTTCTACAATAAAAGCGCGGTCATCAGTATCTTCGCGGACCATTTTGTTGAAGAGCGTGTAAATGTGCTCGGCCAGGCCTTCGCTGGATGTGTTTGGCAGATGGTATACTTTGAAAAGCTCAGGAGCGCTTTCGACCAGTTTTTTCCCCGCTTCGTCATCGTCTGCAATCACGCAGGCATGATCGAGGTGGTCGTCTATCCACTGCTTCAGAAACTTCAGCCTCCCGAAGTCGACTACAAAACCGCATTCATCGGTTTTATGGCAACCAAATGTCAATGAGATGGCCCAGTTGTGGCCATGGAGCAGATGACAATGCCCCGGATGTTTGTGCTGTCGGTGTGCGAACGGAATATCGCTGTATGTTTTTTTGCAGAGTAACATTTTATAGTCTCCAATCATTGGATACCATGGTTTCAACCGATGGCGCGTTATCCGCGTAAGGTGTCGGGTCTGGAACTCCGGCGAGATAAAAAGCCTCACGGCGTTCGATGCAGGTTCCGCAGCGACCGCAATGAATTGCTCCACCCTGATAGCAGGACCAGGTTTGCTCAAAAGGAACGTCCAGCTCGGCTCCCAGTTTGACTATGTCGGCCTTGGTTTTGTTGACAAACGGACGGTCCAGATGAACTTCGTGCCAATCAGCCAAACGAATCGCGTGATCCATCGCTTCGGCAAATTCATTCCGACAATCCGGATAAATGGCATGGTCGCCCGAGTGTGCAGCATAGGCGATGGAGTCCGCCTTCATGGAAATTGCCCAGCCGGCAGCAACAGAAAGCAGGATCATATTTCGATTAGGGACGACGGTGGCTTTCATGGTTTCCTCGGCGTAATGCCCTTCGGGGACCGCGATGTCCACGTCCGTCAAGCTGCTGTTAGCAAGAAGTGGTGTCAGAGTGGTCAGATCGACCACGCGATGTTCGATGCCCAGTTGCGTGGTGATTGCAGCAGCAGCATCCAGTTCTTTGGAATGGCGTTGCCCGTAATTGACCGAGAGCGTTAGCAACTCGTGTCCCGCCCGATGAAGGCTGTAGAGAAGGACGGTCGAATCGAGACCGCCTGAATATATTAAGACCGTTTTCATTAGATTCAGTTGTTCCGGCCAAAACCGGTCCCTGGGAATCAATTAGCAGGGAAAGGCGCAGGATAATGGGCCTTTTTTGGGTTTTGTCACGAACAAAACCAACCAAGGTGAGGTATGGATTAGGCTGCTTTATGATCGCTTCCAGCCAAGGATTGTTGATTATCAGTTGTAGGACCCAAATCATGAAAAATAATGCCCTGACCAATCAGCAGCTCAATGAAATCACTGAAGCAATCCTGGCTGGCCGTAAGATTGAAGCGATTAAAACCTATCGAATTGCTGCTGGAGTTGGTTTGAAGGAAGCCAAGCAGGAGATTGATAGGATCACCGATGATCTTGCCGAAGAGCATCCAGAATTGAAAGAGGCAAAGGGAGCTGGCTGCGCATCGGTTATCGCGCTGGGATTTGGCGTTACTGTTGCTCTGGGCTGCACACTGGAGTACCTTTCCAGGTGATCGCCGAAATTGAGGCAAATAATAGTGTTTTTTTGATCACATTAATCTGAGAGAGGTTTCTTTTCCATCTTCCCGTTCTTCCTGTTTCGTAATTTGCTCTTTTTAATGGGATCTTAGCCTGTCATTAAAAGCTTGTCCACGGCCCCGTCTTTTGCTCTTCTCTTTGCCCTTTTCCGCTGCTTCCGACTTTTGGGAGCGGCGTTTTGTTCTAGTAAAATAGATAACCAACAACACAATCCTCAACCCTCTGCAGGCTCTACAGCCCGCAGAGACAACACATAAATACATGAGTTCATTAATGGAAGAACTGCTCGCACAGAGTGAGTTCGCAAAACTGGAGCCAGGCGAAATCGTCAAAGGCACCATCACTGAAATCCGCCAAAACGAAGTAATCGTTGATATTGGCGGGAAAAGCGAAGGCCGCATCCCGGCTCACGAATTCCTCGACGTAGGGGAACTTTCAATCGGCGAAGAGATCGAGGTTTACCTGGATCGCCTGGAAGACAAGGAAGGGAATCCTGTCCTGTCCTTCGACAAGGCCGAGCAGAAGAAGAACTGGGAGAAAATCACCACCCGTTGCGAAGAAGGCTCTATTGTTGCCGGACGCGTCAAGGGCAAGGTCAAGGGCGGCCTCATTGTCAGCATTGGCGTTGACGCCTTTATGCCGGCTTCGCAGATCGATATTCAGCCTCCGAAGAATCTGGAGCAGTATATTGGTCAAACCTACGACTTTAAGATCGTTAAGATCAACACCGAGCGGAAGAACATTGTTGTTTCCCGTCGCGAGCTCATCGAAGAGCAGCGCATGGAAAAGCGTCGTACCCTCCTCGACGAGGTCAAGCCAGGCGATATTCGCCGTGGTGCCGTCAAGAACATCACCGATTACGGTGCATTCGTCGATCTCGATGGCCTCGATGGTCTCCTCCATATCACCGATATGAGCTGGGGCCGTATTTCTCATCCGAGCGAAATGCTCAAGGTGGGTGAAGAAATCAGCGTCATGATCATTGAAGTGGATCGCGATCGCGAACGTGTTTCCCTCGGCCTCAAGCAGACTGTCGAGAATCCATGGGACAACATCGAGCGCAAGTTCCCTGTTGGTGCCAAGATCGCAGGCCGCGTCGTCAACCTCGTTCCTTACGGTGCTTTTATCGAAATCGAGCAGGGTGTCGAAGGTCTCGTCCACGTTACCGAAATGTCCTGGACGAAGCGCATCAGCAAGCCTGGTGAAGTACTCCGCATCGGTGAAACGGTTGAAGCCGTTGTTCTCGGCATCCAGAAGGATGACCAGAAGATCTCCCTCGGTTTGCGTCAGCTCGACGTTAATCCATGGGATATGGCTCGCCACAATTACCCAGCCGGTGCCCGCGTCCGCGGTAAGGTTCGCAACCTCACCACTTACGGTGCCTTCGTTGAACTCGAAGAAGGTATCGACGGTATGGTTCACGTTTCCGACATGTCCTGGACCCGCAAGGTCAATCACCCAAGTGAAGTGCTCAAGAAGGGCGACGAAATCGACGCAATCGTACTCGATGTCGATGCCGATCAACAGCGCATCTCTCTCGGCATGAAGCAGCTTGGCGAAGACCCATGGGAAAACATCGAGCGCTACTTCCGTATCGGTGATGTGGTCAAGGGCAAGGTTTCCAAGCTCACTTCTTACGGTGCATTTGTGGAACTGGAGCACGACATCGACGGTCTCGTCCATGTTTCCCAGATCTCCGAAGAGCATGTTGAAAAGATCAAGGATGTCCTTGAGCCAGAGCAGGAAGTCACCGCACGTGTCATCAAGATTGACGCTGCTGACCGTCGTATTGGCCTCTCAATCAAGGCAGCTGATTACGACAGTTCGCAGCTGAGCGACGAAATCGCAGCCTTCGACAAGGTCAAGACCGACGCGGACATGACCAGCCTCGGTGATATCCTCGACGAAGCCACCAAGTAAGCCTCAGGCTTACTCGGAAATTGTTTCCTTTCAGACTCCGGTCGCGCTCATGCGTGGCCGGAGTTTTTTTGTGACTTTGGGCGGGTCTTTATCGAGAATACCAGGGCTAACGGGCATTCAATTCCTCCATGCCTTTGTCCATTTATCATTAAAAATGCATTCCAGGGGCTCCAACACTGCTAGCTGGCTTCTGTTTTACTTCAAGTTTGCCGCGCTCGAATTGCACACGCACATCGTGTTTCGTGAAGTGGAGGTTTAGCTTGTCGTCTTTAAGGGTGTAATAGCAGATGAAGTCACCCTTTTCATCGAGATCGAGGCGGATCTTGCCCTTGTCCATATAGTAGTCGCCTTTAAAGATCTTCTTACCGCCGTCGTTCATCATCGCGGTGGCATAGAACGTGCCATGTTCTCCCAGGTTCAGACCGATATCACTGACAACAAGCCAGAGTCCGTCGCCTGAGATATTGGTTGATTTCCAATCTCCAAAAAGCTCTTTGACTCGCATGAGTTCACGCCCCGCGTGTCTCTTGCCAGGTGGAAGGGCATCAGCAGCAATAGAGAAACAGAGCAGAGTGATCAGCAGGAGGAATGAGTTTCGCTTCATGATTCGAAGCTTAGCAAATAGAAGGATCACTGGAAGGGAAAAGCAGAGTAGTCACTTTGAAAGTGGATAACTAACAGGAAGATCGGAGAGAGCGGAAAGAAAAATTGCGAAATGTGCATGCAAGTCCAGGTCTCAAGAGATGCGCTTGGGGCGTTTTTCACTTCAAGATACATCCTCCCGTTCCCTCCGGTCTTCCTGTTAAATTTCTCTGCTTAATGGGCCGTACGAAACGCCGCTTGACGCCAGCCCCGGTCTTTCCATCTTGTTTGGCTGTCTTTTTCAGAATAACTGCGAAATCAAATCATCATGGCATCAAAAAAAGTTGGCATTCTCACCGCAGGCGGGCTCGCCCCCTGTCTATCATCCGCGATTGGCGGGCTTATCGAGCGTTATACCGAGATTTCGCCTGATATTGAGATTCTCTGCTATCGCAGTGGTTACAAGGGATTGCTTTTAGGTGACAGTATTAAGGTCACACCAGAGATGCGGGCCAATGCGCATATTCTCCATCGTCATGGTGGTAGCCCGATTGGGAACAGCCGGGTCAAGCTGACCAATGTGAAGGATTGCGTGAAGCGTGGTCTGGTTAAGGAAGGGGAGGACCCACAAAAGGTGGCTGCAGACCAGTTGGTGAAAGACGGTGTCAGCGTGCTGCACACCATTGGTGGCGATGATACCAACACCGCCGCTGCTGACCTCGCCGCATTCCTCCACGAGAATAACTACGAACTGCAGGTCATCGGTCTTCCCAAGACTATCGACAATGATGTTTTCCCGATCAAACAAAGCCTCGGTGCCTGGACAGCTGCTGAAGAGGGAGCCAAGTTTTTCCGCAATGTGGTAGGCGAGCACAATGCGAACCCACGCATGCTGATCGTTCACGAAGTGATGGGCCGCAGTTGTGGCTGGTTGACGGCGGCAACTGCCGATGTATATCGCAAAAACATTCTGGGTGATCGTGGTTTGCTTGACGGGCTCGGCCTGACTGAAAAGCGCCTCGACGTCCATGCAGTTTTTATTCCTGAAATGGAAGTGGATATTGCAGCCGAAGCCGGGCGCTTGAAGGCCGTTATGGATGAGCATGACTGCGTGAATATATTCATCAGTGAAGGTGCTGGTGTGGAAGGTATCGTCAAGGAGATGGAAGCTGCCGGTCAGGAAGTCCCACGCGATGCTTTTGGCCACGTAAAACTCGACGCGGTTAATCCTGGCAAATACTTTGGCGAACAGTTCGCCGAGATGCTTAATGCAGAGAAAGTGATGATCCAAAAGAGTGGCTATTTTTCAAGGGCTGCTCCGGCAAATGTCGATGATCTGCGTTTGATCAAGTCCTGCACGGACCTAGCTGTGCAATGCGCACTTGAGGGGCAGAGTGGTGTTATTGGACACGACGAAGATCAGAACAATGTTCTGCGCGCGATCGAATTTCCAAGGATTAAGGGTGGCAAGCCATTCGATATTGATGAGCCCTGGTTTGGCGAATTACTTGACTCGATTGGGCAGCCCAAGGGCAAGCGCCTGGAAGTCGGCCACTAAGATTAGATTCTCCAAGTCTTCCTATTCGAATCCTGTTACTTGCAGGTTTCTGCAGCTTTTCAGAAGATTTCCCGATAGAAGGCCCTATTTGATGCAAATGCACAAATGGGGCTTTTTTAGGTAACGTTCATCTTCTGTTCATGTTTGGTGTGGTATAATTGGGCGCATCAACGGTGTTCTGTTCCTTATGGTATGCCGTATTGGTCAGAAATTGAAACTTAGAAGTATCACCAAGCCTATGATTTCGAACATAATGGAAGGTCCAGTATCTGCTTC
The Rubellicoccus peritrichatus DNA segment above includes these coding regions:
- a CDS encoding RNA polymerase sigma factor, with product MTPKSEKAVHDQILVDRFKSGDQAAFDEMVTLYWDRIFSRAFKLLNNHEDAEEVTQDTFIRAQKGLENFRGDASFSTWLFQIATNLSRNKYWYWWRRKRSASVSLDQSLADDSTATLIDILPSEGQTPGDATLTQEFVDEVGKSMQHLTPKHREILVLRNVHNLSYEEIADELNISVGTVKSRIARARDSLRAELGSDFQ
- a CDS encoding ComF family protein, with translation MSGQSSLESLTLQTLALSKEVLRGMRDLVFPRDCLVTGIGLDEDGHHYLSGEAVRNLYPIRSPHCQTCGFPFFGELIGTRECPHCIELDPDFEQGRSLLLARDTGRALIHELKYRGGAYVLSDIQRILADVPEFRTFLEGATLIPVPLHRKRQRKRGFNQSLLLAELFAREVNEASVANILCRTRNTSSQTRLKRRERHNNVKNAFALRRGAIIDSGIRYVLIDDVFTTGATLNACSKVLRSAGAGQIDVATLAHG
- the accD gene encoding acetyl-CoA carboxylase, carboxyltransferase subunit beta, with amino-acid sequence MPIFGKPKYHTVRVKKKDMPTGLWSKCPETGEIIYNKELEQNWMVVPKSNYHFPLPARKRIALLLDEGSFVEEDHDLESRDPLTFVDKRPYPTRIKDAQKKTGEKDAVVSGMGTMQGMPVSIAVMDFSFNGGSMGSVVGEKITRAIERATREKCPVIVVSASGGARMQEGILSLMQMAKTSAALARHSEAGLPYISVLTNPTMAGVMASYASLGDVIIAEPKALIGFAGPRVIKETTQQDLPSGFQTSEFLVERGLVDQIIHRHQMRDRISLLLKAFMNGAKATGERRSA
- a CDS encoding folylpolyglutamate synthase/dihydrofolate synthase family protein is translated as MTYAKTQKYLYGLKNQGSKYGIDRIRTFTDALGHPERGYPVIHVAGTNGKGSVCAMLEAIYRESGRKTGLFSSPHLVYLGERIQVDRQALPPEAITEYVKRLQPVAEKLGQEDPDEHPSFFEFMTAIAFLHFLDSQVDLAIIETGLGGRLDSTNVVEPEISIITSISLDHQQQLGDTIEAIAMEKAGIIKPGKPVITGWLPEAAERVIHAVAEERGCVVHAVKETFGDDLSKYPQPSLEGEFQRINAATAMLAVKVLQERFPVTQSAIASALVKVEWAGRWQKIYLDRGRLLILDATHNEEGARMLEGNLKRLVQETGKKPVVVTGTLGQSRAEAMMPVICEHASEIILLVPNQPRACTIEELRAAIPEGFKKPVLIGDIDELFPAPGVCSEGEEDDVIVVTGSIYLIGEICERLFTNTMSGEGMLQDLI
- a CDS encoding 7-carboxy-7-deazaguanine synthase QueE, which gives rise to MKLPVYETFYSWQGEGCHQGRPAFFIRLFGCPVHCPWCDSAGTWHPNHIPSKIDRVEVEALAERAAAANPEFVVITGGEPAIHDLGPLTQALAQKNLTAHLETSGGFEIRGTFAWITVSPKREKPPLKENVSQADELKVIVDTEDAISYWSDELKLAHANKPIWLNPEWSQRNNPKILQAITEAVKERKAQFRAGWQVHKNYRADEMDPSAMPEASLAK
- a CDS encoding 6-carboxytetrahydropterin synthase; its protein translation is MLLCKKTYSDIPFAHRQHKHPGHCHLLHGHNWAISLTFGCHKTDECGFVVDFGRLKFLKQWIDDHLDHACVIADDDEAGKKLVESAPELFKVYHLPNTSSEGLAEHIYTLFNKMVREDTDDRAFIVEVEIIEDGKNSAIYRAEK
- the queC gene encoding 7-cyano-7-deazaguanine synthase QueC, which produces MKTVLIYSGGLDSTVLLYSLHRAGHELLTLSVNYGQRHSKELDAAAAITTQLGIEHRVVDLTTLTPLLANSSLTDVDIAVPEGHYAEETMKATVVPNRNMILLSVAAGWAISMKADSIAYAAHSGDHAIYPDCRNEFAEAMDHAIRLADWHEVHLDRPFVNKTKADIVKLGAELDVPFEQTWSCYQGGAIHCGRCGTCIERREAFYLAGVPDPTPYADNAPSVETMVSNDWRL
- the rpsA gene encoding 30S ribosomal protein S1, whose amino-acid sequence is MSSLMEELLAQSEFAKLEPGEIVKGTITEIRQNEVIVDIGGKSEGRIPAHEFLDVGELSIGEEIEVYLDRLEDKEGNPVLSFDKAEQKKNWEKITTRCEEGSIVAGRVKGKVKGGLIVSIGVDAFMPASQIDIQPPKNLEQYIGQTYDFKIVKINTERKNIVVSRRELIEEQRMEKRRTLLDEVKPGDIRRGAVKNITDYGAFVDLDGLDGLLHITDMSWGRISHPSEMLKVGEEISVMIIEVDRDRERVSLGLKQTVENPWDNIERKFPVGAKIAGRVVNLVPYGAFIEIEQGVEGLVHVTEMSWTKRISKPGEVLRIGETVEAVVLGIQKDDQKISLGLRQLDVNPWDMARHNYPAGARVRGKVRNLTTYGAFVELEEGIDGMVHVSDMSWTRKVNHPSEVLKKGDEIDAIVLDVDADQQRISLGMKQLGEDPWENIERYFRIGDVVKGKVSKLTSYGAFVELEHDIDGLVHVSQISEEHVEKIKDVLEPEQEVTARVIKIDAADRRIGLSIKAADYDSSQLSDEIAAFDKVKTDADMTSLGDILDEATK
- a CDS encoding pyrophosphate--fructose-6-phosphate 1-phosphotransferase, which gives rise to MASKKVGILTAGGLAPCLSSAIGGLIERYTEISPDIEILCYRSGYKGLLLGDSIKVTPEMRANAHILHRHGGSPIGNSRVKLTNVKDCVKRGLVKEGEDPQKVAADQLVKDGVSVLHTIGGDDTNTAAADLAAFLHENNYELQVIGLPKTIDNDVFPIKQSLGAWTAAEEGAKFFRNVVGEHNANPRMLIVHEVMGRSCGWLTAATADVYRKNILGDRGLLDGLGLTEKRLDVHAVFIPEMEVDIAAEAGRLKAVMDEHDCVNIFISEGAGVEGIVKEMEAAGQEVPRDAFGHVKLDAVNPGKYFGEQFAEMLNAEKVMIQKSGYFSRAAPANVDDLRLIKSCTDLAVQCALEGQSGVIGHDEDQNNVLRAIEFPRIKGGKPFDIDEPWFGELLDSIGQPKGKRLEVGH